In a single window of the Vitis vinifera cultivar Pinot Noir 40024 chromosome 6, ASM3070453v1 genome:
- the LOC100246640 gene encoding dof zinc finger protein DOF3.6 isoform X2, with protein MVFSSVPLYPDPLNWQQQPNRQEGSGNENPQLPPPPPQAGSLGSIRPGSMADRARVAKIPQPETALKCPRCESTNTKFCYFNNYSLTQPRHFCKTCRRYWTRGGALRNVPVGGGCRRNKKSKSSSSKSPASTERHAGSNSTSAIPSSGTAEIIGHLPKQASQLPFMPTLQNLTQYGIGNMSLNFGGNLPHVMASSGGGQNEMGFHIGSNSVGLSAEGVEQWRLQQVQQFPFLGSFEPPTGLYPFQNEDVKASSSVDRNGHLPHMVSGSGVAQLTAVKLLENQGLNLSRQFLDTSENNQYWVGNAWTDFSGLNSSSTSNRL; from the exons ATGGTTTTCTCATCTGTTCCACTCTATCCAGATCCTTTGAACTGGCAGCAG CAACCCAATCGTCAAGAAGGAAGTGGCAATGAAAATCCCCAgcttccaccaccaccacctcagGCCGGTAGTCTGGGCTCGATTAGACCTGGTTCGATGGCTGATCGAGCACGGGTAGCTAAGATACCACAACCAGAGACAGCACTGAAGTGTCCCAGATGCGAATCGACCAATACTAAGTTTTGCTACTTCAATAATTATAGTCTCACACAGCCCCGCCACTTCTGTAAAACATGTCGACGATACTGGACGAGAGGAGGTGCCCTTAGGAATGTTCCGGTGGGTGGAGGATGCCGTAgaaacaagaaaagcaaaagcAGTAGCTCGAAGTCGCCAGCTTCTACTGAAAGGCATGCTGGTTCGAACTCGACCAGTGCAATTCCCTCTAGTGGCACCGCAGAGATAATTGGTCACTTGCCAAAACAAGCTTCTCAGTTACCCTTCATGCCCACTTTACAAAATCTTACTCAGTATGGTATTGGGAATATGAGCTTGAACTTTGGTGGAAATCTGCCACATGTAATGGCATCCAGTGGTGGTGGCCAGAATGAAATGGGTTTTCATATAGGTAGTAATTCAGTAGGTTTGTCCGCAGAAGGAGTGGAGCAGTGGCGTTTGCAACAGGTTCAGCAATTTCCTTTCTTGGGTAGCTTTGAGCCACCAACAGGTTTGTACCCATTTCAAAATGAAGATGTCAAAGCATCGTCTTCTGTAGATAGAAACGGCCATCTTCCCCACATGGTGTCGGGCTCTGGGGTTGCCCAGCTGACTGCAGTGAAATTGCTAGAAAACCAAGGGCTAAACTTGTCAAGGCAGTTCTTGGATACTTCAGAAAATAATCAGTATTGGGTTGGAAATGCGTGGACGGATTTCTCTGGTCTCAACTCTTCCTCCACTAGCAATCGCTTATAA
- the LOC100246640 gene encoding dof zinc finger protein DOF3.6 isoform X1 has protein sequence MVFSSVPLYPDPLNWQQQPNRQEGSGNENPQLPPPPPQAGSLGSIRPGSMADRARVAKIPQPETALKCPRCESTNTKFCYFNNYSLTQPRHFCKTCRRYWTRGGALRNVPVGGGCRRNKKSKSSSSKSPASTERHAGSNSTSAIPSSGTAEIIGHLPKQASQLPFMPTLQNLTQYGIGNMSLNFGGNLPHVMASSGGGQNEMGFHIGSNSVGLSAEGVEQWRLQQVQQFPFLGSFEPPTGLYPFQNEDVKASSSVDRNGHLPHMVSGSGVAQLTAVKLLENQGLNLSRQFLDTSENNQYWVGNAWTDFSESPQLVASSKSENVRSLAEEPISS, from the exons ATGGTTTTCTCATCTGTTCCACTCTATCCAGATCCTTTGAACTGGCAGCAG CAACCCAATCGTCAAGAAGGAAGTGGCAATGAAAATCCCCAgcttccaccaccaccacctcagGCCGGTAGTCTGGGCTCGATTAGACCTGGTTCGATGGCTGATCGAGCACGGGTAGCTAAGATACCACAACCAGAGACAGCACTGAAGTGTCCCAGATGCGAATCGACCAATACTAAGTTTTGCTACTTCAATAATTATAGTCTCACACAGCCCCGCCACTTCTGTAAAACATGTCGACGATACTGGACGAGAGGAGGTGCCCTTAGGAATGTTCCGGTGGGTGGAGGATGCCGTAgaaacaagaaaagcaaaagcAGTAGCTCGAAGTCGCCAGCTTCTACTGAAAGGCATGCTGGTTCGAACTCGACCAGTGCAATTCCCTCTAGTGGCACCGCAGAGATAATTGGTCACTTGCCAAAACAAGCTTCTCAGTTACCCTTCATGCCCACTTTACAAAATCTTACTCAGTATGGTATTGGGAATATGAGCTTGAACTTTGGTGGAAATCTGCCACATGTAATGGCATCCAGTGGTGGTGGCCAGAATGAAATGGGTTTTCATATAGGTAGTAATTCAGTAGGTTTGTCCGCAGAAGGAGTGGAGCAGTGGCGTTTGCAACAGGTTCAGCAATTTCCTTTCTTGGGTAGCTTTGAGCCACCAACAGGTTTGTACCCATTTCAAAATGAAGATGTCAAAGCATCGTCTTCTGTAGATAGAAACGGCCATCTTCCCCACATGGTGTCGGGCTCTGGGGTTGCCCAGCTGACTGCAGTGAAATTGCTAGAAAACCAAGGGCTAAACTTGTCAAGGCAGTTCTTGGATACTTCAGAAAATAATCAGTATTGGGTTGGAAATGCGTGGACGGATTTCTCTG AATCGCCTCAGCTTGTCGCAAGTTCCAAATCCGAGAACGTAAGATCACTTGCTGAGGAACCTATCTCATCCTGA